CTACATGAGACACTCCGTCTCACTCTGATGGGCTTAGGATTCAACGAAGTAACAACATTTACGATATCAAATGAACATGATGAACTAGTCAGTCTTGGACTATCACACCAAAATATGGTTCACATTGCAAACCCAATTGGCGAGGAATATTCACGGTTACGCATGAGCTTACTTCCATCGTTATTAAAACTGTTACGGGAAAACCGCCATCATCCACTTCCTCAGCGTATCTTTGAACTTGGTGTTGTTGTTAATGAATCAGCAAAAAACACTACTCATCTTGCAGCGGTTGTCATCGATGCGAAAGCACATTTCACCCAGTCGAAATCCCTGGTTGAAGCAGTTCTCCGAGAAGTCAATTGTTCCTATTCACTTCAAGAAAAGAAACATGGTGCGTTTATCGAAGGACGGTGCGCAGCAGTTATTCATAACAAAAAAGAAGTAGGATTTTTCGGGGAAATCCACCCACAAACTATTCAAAATTTTTCTTTAGAACATCCAATTATTGCCTTTGAACTCTTTGTTGATCATCTCTTCGTTTAAAATACATGATGTTCACCTCTGTTCTAACAAAAGGATTGATCGGATCATGACGATACATTGCTCAAAATGCTCAAAACCCTCAGTCATCTTCATTCGATACAATGGAAATCATTTATGTAAACATCATTTTAATGAATATGTTGAAAAAAGAGTTCAAAAAGAACTGAAACAGCAAGGAAAAACAAAAAACAATACAAATCTTGGTATTGCCATATCTGGGGGAAAAGATAGCAGCACAACACTGTATCTTATGCATAAAATTTTTTCAAAACGACCAACAGTGACACTCTCTGCAATAACTGTTGATGAAGGAATACAGGGCTACCGAGATACAAGTATACAAATTGCCAAACAACATTGTAAAAAACTTGGCATTGATCATCACATTGTTTCCTTTCAGCAAACCATTGGGATGACGATGGATGATATTGCACAAAGAAACGACGCTATCGGTGAATGTTCGTACTGCGGTGTGTTTAGACGGTTCTGCCTCAATCAGAAAACAAAAGAACTCGGTATCACAAAACTCGTCACGGGCCATAATCTTGACGATACTGCTCAGTCGATCCTGATGAATTTTGTCCACAATGATCTGCAGAAACTTGCACGTCTTGGGCCGCATACCACACTGCAACCAGGTCTTATTCCTCGGCTTATGCCTCTGCGGATGATCCCAGAAAACGAAGTCATGCTCTATGCTATCCTTAATGACATACCGTTTCATCATGCAGAGTGTCCTTATTCAGTTCGAGCGAGCAGAGGGTACTATCGAGCTGTTATTGACACCCTTGAAGAACAGAGTCCAGGTTCCCGCCATGGCATCATAAAAAGTTACGATATGATTAAGGATTTTCTCATCAAATTAAATCAGACATCAGACATCCAAACATGTACTGTGTGTGGCGAACCAACGTCACAAAAAACTTGTAAAACCTGTCTTTTGAAACAACGGATCTTCAAGTAGGCAACGTGCAAGTACTAGATCAATTCTTTTTTTGGCGAACATCAACCACAAGTGTACAATACGTACCAAGACGTGCCTCAAGAATATCGCCGGTCTGAATCTCACCAACACCACAGGGGGTCCCGGTGAGAATCAAATCACCAGGTTTTAATGTCATAATTTCTGAAACAAAGGCGACGATATATTCCAAAGAATAGATCATATCTTGTATCATTGCTTTTTGTTTGATGACGCCATTTACTTTGAGTTCAAGGTCGAGATGGTAAACATTGGAAATTTTTTCTTTTTTAACCACGGTGCTAATCGGGGTGAAGGTGTCAAAACTTTTCGCTATGGTCCACGGCCAGCCATTGTTCTTCGCAACGCTTTGCAGATCACGGGCAGTGATATCCAAACCAACGAGATATCCATAGATATAGTTAAAGGCTTGTTCTTTGGGGATACAGGATGCTTTTCTGCCGATAACTAACCCCAATTCAACTTCATGATGCAAACAGCGTGATCGTTTCGGTATAATAATTGAGCCACCAGTGAAGATCACTGAGCTTTCCGGTTTTA
The DNA window shown above is from Candidatus Thermoplasmatota archaeon and carries:
- a CDS encoding TIGR00269 family protein, with protein sequence MTIHCSKCSKPSVIFIRYNGNHLCKHHFNEYVEKRVQKELKQQGKTKNNTNLGIAISGGKDSSTTLYLMHKIFSKRPTVTLSAITVDEGIQGYRDTSIQIAKQHCKKLGIDHHIVSFQQTIGMTMDDIAQRNDAIGECSYCGVFRRFCLNQKTKELGITKLVTGHNLDDTAQSILMNFVHNDLQKLARLGPHTTLQPGLIPRLMPLRMIPENEVMLYAILNDIPFHHAECPYSVRASRGYYRAVIDTLEEQSPGSRHGIIKSYDMIKDFLIKLNQTSDIQTCTVCGEPTSQKTCKTCLLKQRIFK
- a CDS encoding fumarylacetoacetate hydrolase family protein encodes the protein MTYYQFQERDTKKLPIGKIVCLGRTYQEHAAEMHAPVTQEPLLFLKPESSVIFTGGSIIIPKRSRCLHHEVELGLVIGRKASCIPKEQAFNYIYGYLVGLDITARDLQSVAKNNGWPWTIAKSFDTFTPISTVVKKEKISNVYHLDLELKVNGVIKQKAMIQDMIYSLEYIVAFVSEIMTLKPGDLILTGTPCGVGEIQTGDILEARLGTYCTLVVDVRQKKN